Below is a window of Granulicella pectinivorans DNA.
TCGGTCACCGCATCGGCCGAGACGCGCGTCGAATCGGTACGCATGTACGTAATGAGACCGACCGTCCCATCCGCGCCAATCTCCACGCCTTCATACAATCTCTGCGCCACACCCATCGTGCGCCGTACATTGAAGCCCAGCCGTCCCGCCGCATCCTGCTGCAGCTTCGACGTCGTATAAGGAGCCGTCGGATTCCGCTTCCGCTCCTTGCGCTCCACGGACGCAACCGTCCACTTTGCCTTCTTCAACTGCGCAACGACCGCTTCCGTCAGCTCGCCATTCGCCAGCGCCCCGGAGAGAAACTGTTCCTTCCCCTCCTTGTCCACGCCGTTGGAAACACGCGCAACCTGCCCGTCGATGCCCGTGAACTTCGCGCCGAACTCCGTGCCGCCAGCCTTCAGCCGAGCTCCGATGTTCCAGTACTCCACCGGCTGAAACGCATTGATCTCGCTCTCGCGTTCCACAATCAAACGCAGCGCCACGGTCTGCACACGCCCCGCACTCAACCCGCGGCGAACCTTGTCCCACAGCAGAGGCGAAACCTGGTAACCCACCAGGCGATCCAGCACACGACGCGTCTGCTGCGCGTCCACAAGGTTCTCGTCCACATCGCGAGCCAGCAGGAACGCGGCCTTCACAGCCTTCTGCGTAATTTCGTTGAAGGTCACACGCCGCAGCTTGCTCTTGTCCTTCATCATCGGCAGCAACTGGATCGCGAGGTGCGCGGCAATCGCCTCGCCTTCGCGATCGGGATCCGGTGCCAGGTACACAAAGTCTGCCTTCGCCGCCAGCTTCTGCAACCGCTCTACGATCTTCTCTTTTCCAGGCGACACAATCAGTGTCGGCTCGAACGTCCGCTTCTTCAGCTCGACGCCGATGTCGTTCTTCGGCAGGTCCATGATGTGGCCAAGCGAGGCCTCCACAATGAACTCATTCCCGAGATATTTATTGATCGTCTTCGCCTTGGCAGGCGACTCGACGATCACCAAAGATTTAGCCATTTCTTCCCTTCGTTCCACCAGAGCCGCGAAACCCAATTGCTTCGCGCTCCAAATCCACCTGTTTCATTGCGAACCTAACACGACTTGCCGAAAACAATCCAATCGGCCATTTTCATCCCACCTCAAAATCTATGGATGGAACAGCCTTTCCCGTCGCCCGTCCGGTTGTCATCCCCCAAGGGGATCTGCGCTTGTTTCTACGTTTCCACAACGGCGGTAATCACCCATTAGAACGCTCGACAAACCAAAAAGGTTCAACGCCCCTCAGATTGTCCGCACATAATTCTTCCCCGGCAACTGCCTCACACGTCCACTCAGCTCCAGCTCGAACAGCGCCGTAAAGATCTCCGGAGAACCCAGCACACCCTCCAACCCTTCCATCAGGTCGTCGAGTTGCATCGCCTCATCCTGCCTCAGCCTGTCGAACACAACGCGCTCGTGCTCCCCCATCGCCACCGGAGCAGCCACGTCGCTAAATAAGGATGCACTCTCCTTTACCTTCGATTCATCGCCCTCCAGCCCAACCCGGATCTCCGGCGGCAGATCCTCCCACACATCTTCCCAGCTCGCCGTCAGCTTAGCGCCCTGTTTAATCAGCGTGTTAGGCCCCCAGGCGTTCTTGTTCGTCACGTTCCCCGGCACGGCGTAGACGTCCCGGTTCTGCTCCATCGCGCATCGCGCCGTAATCCTCGTCCCAGAGTACTCCGCCGCCTCAATCACCAGCACCCCCACGCTCATCCCGCTCAAAATCCGGTTGCGAATCGGAAAGTTCTGCGGTGCCGGAAACGTCCCCATCGGATACTCACTGATCACCGCGCCCCCACACGCCACAATCTGCTCCGCAAGCCTCTTGTTTTCCTTCGGATAGATCACATCGATCCCCGTCCCCCACACCGAAACCGTCGTTCCGCCTGCTTCGATCGCGCCCTTATGCGCCGCCGTGTCCACCCCCCGCGCCATCCCACTCAGAATCACCAGCTTCCGCAGCGCCAGATCCCGCGACAGCCGCTCCGCCATCCCCGCCCCATACGGACTCGGCTGCCGCGTCCCCACCACCGCGATCCCCGCCCGGCTCAGCGCCTCCAGGTTCCCCCTCACCCAAAGCACCGCCGGCGGATCGAAGATCTCCCGCAGCCTCGCCGGATACGCATCATCTTCAAACGAAATCACACACCCGCCCGCCTCATCCACGCGCCGGATCTCATCCTCAGCAGCCGCCCGAGCACGCCCATCCGCCAAAAACTGCGCCGCCTTCGCCGGAATCCGCAACCCTTCCAGCTCCGTCAGCGAAGCCGCAAAAAGCCGCTCCGGCTCCCCACCCAGCCGCTCGACCGCCTTGTGAATCCCCTTGGTTCCCATCCCCGGCGTCAGCATCAACGCCATCCACCCCAGACGGCGCATCTCTGCCGCCGCCCCCTCTTGAACACCCATCCTGCCCTCCTGAAGCTCTGCTGAGGTACGCTTTGAATTACCCATGCCCTTACCGGACACGCGCGTCGAATCCACCATATCGCACCCGACAGCGAAATCCCTCCTGCGCCCCTACTACCCCGCCTTCGATGGCCTCCGCGGCCTCGCCATCCTCGTCGTCTGCCTTGCCCACTACCTCAACATCGCCTGGCCGCAGATCTACCCGGTCCTCTTCTGGGGATCGTCCGCCATCGACCTCTTCTTCGTCCTCTCCGGCTTCCTCATCACCGGCGTCCTCTTCGACGCGCTCCCCTACGCACGCTTCTTCCGCACCTTCTACACCCGGCGAGCTCTCCGCCTCCTGCCCCCCTTCCTCTTCGTCTGGGCCATCCTTCTCCTCATCGCGCTCTTCCTGCACCCGGTCTGGAGCCTCTACAACTTCTCCTTCCTCGTCTGCCTCGGCAATCTCTTCACCCCCGCCGGCATCGCCGGATACCACGCCGACCCCTCGTTCTTCTGCTACGTCTCCGCAAGCGGCCATCGCTTCTACGCCACCATCAGCCACATGTGGACCCTCTCCCAGGAGGAGCAGTTCTACCTCGTCTGGCCATTCGCCCTCTTCTTCATCCGAGACCGCCGCCTCCTCATCCGCCTCTGCCTCATCGGTGCCGTCCTCACCCTCGGCCTGCGCGTCTTTCTCCTCTTCCACGCCGACCCGCGCCTGCTCGCCGCCGACCTCCTCTACTACAACCCCTTCACCCGCTTCGACTCGCACCTCATCGGTGCCGCCCTCGCCCTCATCGTGCGCGGCGAAACCTTCCGGCGCCTCGCCCTACCGCGCCTCCGCGCCATCTCACGCTCCCTCTTCTTCACCCCCATCATGACCATCGCCCTGCTCGAGTTCTTCGTCGGCAGACGCTGGCCCCTCAGCCACCACCATCCCCTCTTCACCACCGTCGGCTTCACCTTCGACTGCATCGCCACCACCGGCCTCATGCTCATGTGCATCGACCCGCGCGCCATCGCCACGCGCATCTTCTCTCACCCCGGCTTCACCGGCATCGGCCGCATCTCGTACTCCTTCTACCTCTTCCACTACCTGCCAATGCAGTTCTTCGTGAACCAGCACGACCTCCTCGCCCGCCACCACCTGCTCATCGCCATCCCCGTCATCGCTCTCGGCGCAACCTACCTCACCGCGACCCTCAGCTACCTCTACCTCGAACGCCCCGTCCGCAGCCTATCCACCCGACTGGCCCCAAATCCAGCCAGCCTGAAGCGACCCGCCTGACGATTCGGAAGCTCCTCCCCCGCGCAGCCGCAAACCTGTCATCCTGAGCGAAGGAACAGACGCTGACAGCGTCGGCAAATCACTCTTTCTTCGCCACCCAAGCTAAACTAGATCTGTGCCCCGCCTCCGCATCGCCGCCATCGACTTCCTCAATCCCGCCCCACTCCTCTACAACTTCGAGCACGCCCCCGCCGCCGCCGAGCTCGCCACGCGCTACGACGTCAACTACACCCTGCCCTCGCAGTGTGCCGCCGATCTCCTCGCCGGTCGCGCCGATCTCGGCCTCATCCCCATCGCCGCCCTCACCGAAGACCTCGCCATCGTCCCCGGATGCACCATCGCCAGCCTTCACAAGGTCCGCTCCATCCAGCTCATCGTCCGCGGCAACCGCCCCCTCGAAGACGTCCGCACCATCGCCACCGACACAGCCTCCCGCAGCTCCCTCGCCTACACCCAGATCCTCTTCCGCAGCTTCCTCGCCTCCGATCCCCTCTTCCTCCCGCCCATGTCCGCTGACCCCGTCGCCATGCTCACCCAGGCCGACGCCGCCCTCCTCATCGGCGACCCAGCCCTCCTCGCCATCGAAAACCGCCACACCATCGAAGCCCGCATCGGCCCCTGCACCTGGATCGACATCGCCGAGCAGTGGACCAATCACACCCATCTCCCCTGGGTCGCCGCCGTCTGGGCCGTCCGCCCCGAAGCCCTCACGCCCGAATCCGCCACCCGCCTCCACAGCGATCTCACCGCATCCCGCGACGCCGGCCTCGCCCATCGCGAAGACATCGTCCGCGAGTGGACCACACGCATCTCCATCCCGCCAGGCGTCATCCGCCACTACCTCCACGAGAACATCCACTACATCCTCAACCCCGACTGCATCCAGGCCATCGAGTTCTTTCGCGCACAGGCAGCCTCCATCGGAGCTCTCCCTCCACTTCCAAAGCTCCGTTTTCTAACAACTTAGCAGTAAATCCAAAACATACCGGAACTTCTCCCCCCAACTGCGCGTCTGAACCCCTAATGACGCATCCGCTCGCCATCCTGCACCAGGCAGCCGCCCCCGGCTCTATCCTTGCGTCGCTTGCCCCAGCGCATCACCACTCCAACCCGCTCCTCCATCTCTTCCTTTCCCTCGGCATCTTCGGCATCTTCCTCGTCTCCATCGTCGACTCGTCCTTCATCCCCCTCCCCATCCCCGGCCTCACCGACATCATGATCGTCGTCGTCGCGGCCCAGCGAGACGGCTGGCTCCAGGCCTGCCTGCTTGTCTTCCTCGCCACCTTCGGCTCCGCCATCGGAGGCTTCGTCTCCTACCAGGTCGGCCAGTCCGGAGGCATGGCCTTCCTCGAAAAACGCGTGCCGCCCCGGGTCTTCAAACGCGTCACCCAGTGGATGGAGGATCACAACATCCTCGCCGTCGCCCTACCCGCCATCCTGCCCCCACCCATGCCACTCAGCCCCTTCGTCCTCGCCGCCGGAGCCCTCCGGATGTCCCGCGAGAAATTCATGTGGACCTTCACCCTCAGCCGCCTCGGCCGCCACATCATCGCCCTCTGGCTGGGCATCCACTATGGCAAACAGGTCCTTTCGCTCTGGGCAAAGTTCTCCCAGCGCTGGGCAGTCCCTTTTCTCGTCACACTGTGGTCCGTCATCATTGTTTTCTGCGTCATAGCATTTGTAAGAATCTACAAAACATCAAAATCCGTGAACGTCCGGTTTCGCCAGCCGGCCGCCTGATTCCGTTCCAGAGGAGCAAGACCATTCCCAAGCCTCGCCTCACGATGATTCTCCCGGCCCTCGGCCTCCTGATCGCCGCAGCCTGCACCCACGGCTCGGTCGCCCTGCTCATGGAAGAGCCCTACGGTCACTTCGGCTCCTTCAACCCCACCGGCCACGCCGCTATCTACCTCAACCACGTCTGCGCCGAAACACCCACCCAGCTCCGCGCCTGCCGCCCCGGCGAGCTCGGCACCGTCATCAGCCGCTACCACAAGATCCACCACGAAGACTGGATCGCCATGCCGCTCGTCGCCTATCTCTATGCCGTCGACGACGTCACCCAGGTGCCCGCTTCGGTCGACAAGGAGCAGGCCGACACCATCCGCGAGGCCTACTGGCGCGCCCACCTCCAGGAGCTCGCACCCCCCAAACCCGACGGCTCCGTCCCCGGCGGCGAGTGGGATCAGCTCGTCGGCGAGTCCTACATCCGCAAGATGCATGGCTTCCAGGTCGACACCACCCCCGAGCAGGACGAGCGGCTCATCGCCTACTACAACGACCGCCGCAACGTCGGCCACTTCAACCTCTTCGTCCACAACTGCGCCGACTTCTCCCGTGCCCTCATCAACATGAACTTCCCCGGCGCCGTCCACCGCAGCATCCTCGCCGACCTCGGCATCACTACCCCCAAGCAGGTCGCCAAATCGCTCGTCAAATACGGCAACAAGCACCCCGAGCTGCACATGACGGCCTTCGTCATCCCACAGGTCCCCGGCAGCATCCCCCGCAGCCACGCCGTCGACGGCGTGGCCGAATCGGTCGTCAAGAGCAAGCGCTACATCCTCCCGCTCATCGTCCTCCAGCCCGAGTTCGCCGGAGCCCTTACCGTCGGCTATCTCACCAAGGGCCGCATGACCCTCCCCAAAAACGCAACGATCTTCAACCCCGGCGACATCGAACAAGCCGAAGACACCCCCGAACCCGCCGGCCGCCGGCCCCTTCCCCCCGACACCCCACCGATCCCGGCCTCGCCAGCTACACCGGCAGCGACGCCAACCCCATCGCCCGCCCCACCCGTGTAGCGCAAAGAAAACAGGATCAAAGCGGATAAGGACAGACAACAATGCCGTTGTCTGTCCTTATCCGCTTTCTCCTTCGATCCAGTGTCCTTTGTCGTGATGGCTAAGCAGCCGCCACCTTCACCTTCGGCGCAAACTTCCTCTTGTAATAAGCCGTCGTCAGCACAATCGCCGGAATCCCCACAATCGACGGCCACAGCCACACATACCACTGGTTCCCCAGAACCCGCGTCAGCGTCACCGCGCTGAACGCCGACCACGCTGCGATGTAGCTTCCGATAAACAGTCCCAGGTGCGAGTACCACCAGAACATCTTCTCCGTGGGCTTCCGGATAAATGTCTTCATCTGCCCATACGCCAGCCGCATCCCGATCACCCCAAACACAACCCCCACCACCGGAATCACCTGGATCTTCTCCGCGTGAAACCACCCCAGCCAAGCCAGCAGCGCGCTCGAGCAGAACGTCACCACCGCCGCAATCCAGTCGATCGGCTGCGCCTTCCCGCCGCGCGCCAGCTCCTTCAGCCGCAGCACCCGATACCCCGCGAACGCCGCATAGAAGCTGAACACCGCCACCAGAGCCAGAAACAGCACCGGAGCGAAGATCGCCATCGGCAGAGCCGTCCCCGCCACAATCCCCATGCACCACAGGTAGACCATCCCCCACCGCTTATGCTGCTTGCCGCCCTTGGCCGTAGCCAACGCAATAGGTGCCAGCAGAAACGACCCAAACCCCGCCGCAATATGCAGCAACAGGAACATCTGAAACCACAACGGTCTACCTGCCATGTCGAACCCCCTCACCCATTGTCGCTACCGCGTTCACATCCTCAGGAAGCCAATCCATCCAGCACCTCCAACGTCTCCTTCGCCCAAGCCACGCTCGCCAGCGCATCATGCCGCCCCCGGCTCAGCGTAATCAGCCAGAATGGCATCTGAGGATCCCGCGCATACGTCTTGCGCAGATGCGCCGCCATCCCCGCGAACATCGCCGCATCCTTCTCCTGAGCCTCCAGGTACGCAGCCACATGCGCCCGATTCACCCCTTCGCCGGCATGCGCCCCGAAAAACAGCTTCAGCAGCAACTCATTGCGAATCACATCCCGCTTCACCGGCAACTCCAGCCACCCCGCCAGCCGAGCCCGTCCGGCCTCCGTCAGCGTATACACATGCCGGTCCGGCCTTCCCTCCTGCGTCTCGGTCCTCTTCTCCACCAGCCCCGCCTCGGCCATCTTCTTCAGCGCTGGATAGATCTGCCCATAGCTCTCGCTCCAGAAGTGCCCAATCGTCTCCGACACCATCTGCCGCATGTCATACCCCGACATCGCCCGGATACTCAGCAGCCCCAGCAAGGCATGCGCCGTAGCCCCGAACTCACCATCACTCTTCATATCCGAAAGATATATATCTAAAAGATATAAAAGCAACAGGAATTCGCTTGACGAAAGAAAAAAACACACAAATCAAAAACGGATAAAAACGAGCCAGAAGCTCAAAACAGAGAGCCGTAGCCGTTCTTATCCGTCTTTCCCGCCTGTTCCCTACAAGCTGGAGTACGAGCTAATCCATCTCCCACTGCAGCAGCGTCGCTCCCACCGTAAACCCGCCCCCGAACGCCGCTAGCAGCACCTTCGTCCCCTTCTTCAGCCGTCCCTGCTCCAGAGCCGTGTTCATCGCCAGCGGAATCGTACCGCACGTCGTATTGCCGAACTCGCCAATGTTGATGATGATCTTCTCCTCCGGCATCTCCAACCGCTCCGCCGTAGCCAGAATGATCCTCTTATTCGCCTGGTGCGGAATCAGCAGGTCGATATCCTCGGCCGTCAGATCGTTCCGCTTCAGCACGGCCTCGCTCAGCTCCGACATCTTCCGCACGGCAATCTTGAACACCGCGCCGCCCGCCTGGTGGACATAGTGCATCCGCGCCGCGACCGTCTCCGCCGTCGAGGGATGCAGACTTCCGCCCCCCGGCATATAAAGACTCGAAGCCCCCGACCCATCGATCTCGTGGACATAGTCGACCAGACCGACCTCATCGCCCTCGCAGGGCTCCAGCAGCACCGCGCCAGCGCCATCGCCGAACAGGATACAGGTCGTCCGGTCCGTATAGTCCAGAATCGAGCTCATCACATCCGCGCCAATCACCATCACCTTCTTGTGCGCGCCGCTCTCCACCAGCTTCGCGCCCACCTGCAGCGCATACAGAAAGCCCGAGCACGCCGCCGAAAGGTCGAATCCCCACGCGCCCTTCGCCCCCAGCTTGTCCTGCACCAGGCACGCCGTCGCCGGAAAGAACATATCCGGCGTCACCGTCGCGACGATGATGACCTCGACCTCCTCGGCCCCGATCCCGCGCCGCGCAAGACACTTCTTCGCGGCCTCTACCGCAAGGTCGCTCGTCGCCACACCCTTCTCGACGACGTGCCTCTCGCGAATCCCCGTCCGTTCGATAATCCATTCGTCGCTCGTGGCGACCATCTTCTCAAGATCCGCATTGGTCAGCAATTTTGGTGGAACGTATGTTCCTACTGAACTGATCTTCGCGCGAACCGCTACCCGGGGCTTCAACGTCAACTTCAAAGTCATCACCTCAAACTAAACCCATCCAGAATACAAAACTATTACAAATGAATCACCATTCATGATTTTTAGTCCGTGAACCTCCCTGTCAACGTCCTTCGCCGCCCGAAACCCAGAACTTTTAACCTGTCTTTTCCACAGGAGAGGCTAAACTTTCATCGCATTCTCTCGTCTAAGGTTCTCTCCCTCGCCTAAACTAGCGCGATGATCACCTCCCCCTCCTCTCCATACGCATCGCGTCTCTGGGCCCTTGTTGTCGCCGTTCTCTGTCTCACGGGTCTCGCTCAAGCCTCCGTACCAACCGGCGCCATCATCACCCAGGTCTATGGGGCAGGTGGCAACTCGGGAGCCACGTACAACGCGGATTACGTCGAGATCTTCAATCCGACCTCCTCCACCCTCACCCTCTCCAACTACTCCATCCAATACGCCAGCGTGGCTGGAACCACCATCGCCTCGGTCACCACGCTCCCCCCCTCCATCACCCTCCAGCCCGGACAGTACTACCTCATCGCCGCCGCCGCAGGCTCGGTCGGAGCCGCGCTCCCCACACCTGACTCCCCCAACGCCCCCTTCGCCATCGCCGCCACTGCCGGCAAGATCTACCTGGTCAATTCGACCAATAAACTCACCGCGGCCTGCCCCGCCACCGATCCCTCCATCGTTGACTTCGTGGCCTTCGGTTCCACTCCCAACTGCGCCTATGGAACCGCCGCACCCGCGCCCTCCGCCACCACGGCGATCATCCGCGCCAACGCCTGCAACATCACCGGCAACAACTCCACCGACTACGCCGCGCGCACGCCTACCCCGCACAACGCCTCTTCCACCCTGGCTCCCTGCTCCAACACCGGTTCGAGCCCCCTCGCCGCCACCGCACTCGCCACCCCCTCGACCCTCTACCTCGGCAACACCACCCTCCTCACCGCCACCGTCATCCCCGGAACCCTGCCCAACAGCACCGGCATCGCGGTCACCGCGGACCTCAGCACCATCGGCGGCGTCACCAACCAGCCCTTCTACGATGACGGCACCCACGGCGACGTCACCGCCGGCGACAACGTCTTCAGCTTCTCCGCCACGCCCACCGCGACCGGCACCTTCACCCTCCCCGTCTCCGTGTCCGACGCGCAGGCCCAGTCCGCCGCTCCCA
It encodes the following:
- the dprA gene encoding DNA-processing protein DprA; its protein translation is MGVQEGAAAEMRRLGWMALMLTPGMGTKGIHKAVERLGGEPERLFAASLTELEGLRIPAKAAQFLADGRARAAAEDEIRRVDEAGGCVISFEDDAYPARLREIFDPPAVLWVRGNLEALSRAGIAVVGTRQPSPYGAGMAERLSRDLALRKLVILSGMARGVDTAAHKGAIEAGGTTVSVWGTGIDVIYPKENKRLAEQIVACGGAVISEYPMGTFPAPQNFPIRNRILSGMSVGVLVIEAAEYSGTRITARCAMEQNRDVYAVPGNVTNKNAWGPNTLIKQGAKLTASWEDVWEDLPPEIRVGLEGDESKVKESASLFSDVAAPVAMGEHERVVFDRLRQDEAMQLDDLMEGLEGVLGSPEIFTALFELELSGRVRQLPGKNYVRTI
- a CDS encoding acyltransferase family protein, encoding MPLPDTRVESTISHPTAKSLLRPYYPAFDGLRGLAILVVCLAHYLNIAWPQIYPVLFWGSSAIDLFFVLSGFLITGVLFDALPYARFFRTFYTRRALRLLPPFLFVWAILLLIALFLHPVWSLYNFSFLVCLGNLFTPAGIAGYHADPSFFCYVSASGHRFYATISHMWTLSQEEQFYLVWPFALFFIRDRRLLIRLCLIGAVLTLGLRVFLLFHADPRLLAADLLYYNPFTRFDSHLIGAALALIVRGETFRRLALPRLRAISRSLFFTPIMTIALLEFFVGRRWPLSHHHPLFTTVGFTFDCIATTGLMLMCIDPRAIATRIFSHPGFTGIGRISYSFYLFHYLPMQFFVNQHDLLARHHLLIAIPVIALGATYLTATLSYLYLERPVRSLSTRLAPNPASLKRPA
- a CDS encoding menaquinone biosynthetic enzyme MqnA/MqnD family protein, translated to MPRLRIAAIDFLNPAPLLYNFEHAPAAAELATRYDVNYTLPSQCAADLLAGRADLGLIPIAALTEDLAIVPGCTIASLHKVRSIQLIVRGNRPLEDVRTIATDTASRSSLAYTQILFRSFLASDPLFLPPMSADPVAMLTQADAALLIGDPALLAIENRHTIEARIGPCTWIDIAEQWTNHTHLPWVAAVWAVRPEALTPESATRLHSDLTASRDAGLAHREDIVREWTTRISIPPGVIRHYLHENIHYILNPDCIQAIEFFRAQAASIGALPPLPKLRFLTT
- a CDS encoding YqaA family protein is translated as MTHPLAILHQAAAPGSILASLAPAHHHSNPLLHLFLSLGIFGIFLVSIVDSSFIPLPIPGLTDIMIVVVAAQRDGWLQACLLVFLATFGSAIGGFVSYQVGQSGGMAFLEKRVPPRVFKRVTQWMEDHNILAVALPAILPPPMPLSPFVLAAGALRMSREKFMWTFTLSRLGRHIIALWLGIHYGKQVLSLWAKFSQRWAVPFLVTLWSVIIVFCVIAFVRIYKTSKSVNVRFRQPAA
- a CDS encoding PadR family transcriptional regulator; this translates as MKSDGEFGATAHALLGLLSIRAMSGYDMRQMVSETIGHFWSESYGQIYPALKKMAEAGLVEKRTETQEGRPDRHVYTLTEAGRARLAGWLELPVKRDVIRNELLLKLFFGAHAGEGVNRAHVAAYLEAQEKDAAMFAGMAAHLRKTYARDPQMPFWLITLSRGRHDALASVAWAKETLEVLDGLAS
- a CDS encoding beta-ketoacyl-ACP synthase III; its protein translation is MTLKLTLKPRVAVRAKISSVGTYVPPKLLTNADLEKMVATSDEWIIERTGIRERHVVEKGVATSDLAVEAAKKCLARRGIGAEEVEVIIVATVTPDMFFPATACLVQDKLGAKGAWGFDLSAACSGFLYALQVGAKLVESGAHKKVMVIGADVMSSILDYTDRTTCILFGDGAGAVLLEPCEGDEVGLVDYVHEIDGSGASSLYMPGGGSLHPSTAETVAARMHYVHQAGGAVFKIAVRKMSELSEAVLKRNDLTAEDIDLLIPHQANKRIILATAERLEMPEEKIIINIGEFGNTTCGTIPLAMNTALEQGRLKKGTKVLLAAFGGGFTVGATLLQWEMD